Proteins found in one Panicum hallii strain FIL2 chromosome 4, PHallii_v3.1, whole genome shotgun sequence genomic segment:
- the LOC112888509 gene encoding uncharacterized protein LOC112888509, whose protein sequence is MAAGMPVTPTTPTTTMPLPSYQVSGAGAAPRHAASAGSSIGAFFGVLAAVLVLTVLSCVFGRVCAAQAERPDESYDCTRLALWRPRRAPRRRPPPAAEAKQQPATEGPPLPLPEP, encoded by the coding sequence ATGGCGGCCGGCATGCCAGTGACACCGACCacgccgacgacgacgatgcCGCTGCCGAGCTACCAGGTGTCCGGCGCGGGCGCCGCCCCGCGGCACGCCGCCTCCGCCGGGTCGTCGATCGGCGCCTTCTTCGGCGTGCTGGCCGCGGTGCTCGTGCTCACCGTGCTTTCCTGCGTCTTCGGCCGGGTGTGCGCCGCGCAGGCCGAGCGGCCCGACGAGTCATACGACTGCACCAGGCTGGCGCTCTGgcggccccgccgcgcgccgcggagGCGGCCGCCTCCGGCTGCGGAGGCCAAGCAGCAGCCGGCCACGGAGggaccgccgctgccgctgcctgAGCCGTGA